In Dendropsophus ebraccatus isolate aDenEbr1 chromosome 13, aDenEbr1.pat, whole genome shotgun sequence, the sequence tgcttgttcgcaaaacgttcgcaaattgttcacattgaataagacatcgtttggttgtttgcaatagatacgaacgcaatagcgaataaatagcgaagaaaaaactatcgcaattacgatcataagtaacaattatcgttccatggaaatgagtgaacgttttcaggtctttcgcaatagcggtcgtttgacatcgttaatgattatgcaaacgataatcgtccggtggaataggaccctaaggctttgTGCATAAGACTGTATTATGGATGTGTgttgcccatatactgtgcctttTCTTCCCCTTCatgttttaacccctaggcgacctaggacgtaccggtacgtcctggaagtctgtccccagacgaccctggacgtaccggtacgtcctgagctatgaagcgcgcttcatagcaggtggggtcggctgcaatcagcagccgacacctcaccgttaatgacacgatgcagcgtgacattaactccttaaacgccgcggcgtttaaatgtaagtgacagggggcgtcccctgtcacttaccgattgggaccctcGCAGTCacaccgatcggtaaaacggaccgccggaggtctctcacctgcctccgtgcggtccgatcggcgctctgttctctgagcctgcacaggcaggctcaattagcagagcgccgataacactgatcaatgctatgcctatggaatagcaatgatcagtgtaaagacccaagtactgtatgtacaagtcccccaaagggacttcaaatgtgtaaaaaaaaaaaaaagttaaaaacaccaacacactaccccaaagcccctcccccaataaaagtctaaatcacccccatttcccattatataaataaaacatataaaaataaataaataaacatataatataccgtagcgtgcgtaattgactgatctagtaaaatataacaagcgtcattgcgaactgtgaacggcgtacacgaaaagagggaaaaaggtgcgctgattaccgattttatgttacattacatataaaaaaaatttaataagtgatcaaaatgtccgatcttcacaaatatggtattaataaaaactagagatcatggcggaaaaaaatgacaccccatacagccccgtaggtgaaaaaataactgttataagcgtcacaataggcccattttattaatatttaattgccataaaaaggatttcattaaaaaaatatatataacattagataatctgtgtaaacctgcatatggttgtgtttgggctgacttatagaataattgtatcatgtcgcttttaccatatagtgcattacgtagaccacccaaacgttaccatattgcattcttttttacgatttcacctatttatatcttcataaataatatgtttgggattccgtcatacatgttatggtagaatgaaagacgccattacaaagtacaactactgcTGTAACAAACAagacattacatggccctgtagatagaaaactgaaagtgctagagctcttagaaggggaggagggaaaaacaaaagcgcaaagatcaaaatttgcgcggtccactgggtcattttgggcctggtcctcaaagggttgttAATATAGAGGGGTGTGCACCGCTAGGAGTGATcattgatagctggtgtgtgcaGAGCCACTTTGTGGCGGCGCCTAGGGCAGCTAATTGTTCAAGCCCTTACAtatatggggctgtgcaaggacGCAGGggagattggcactcatttgcaATGACCTCAAAAGGGATGATTAATTTTGCGGCTTGGCCGTGTTTGTGCGCCCCATGAAATGTCTTCCTGTTGTGAGGCTGCAAAGATGTGTTTCCCACTACtgggctgatcgctgacactttacacaggccgattatcggccgaaaGGAATATTCCTAGCAACACTCCTTGCCGATAATCTGCcatcaaatcatatacatatttcagAAAAGAACCACAGTAGTGCTAACAGTGTAAAAATAcaccaacaaaataaaaaaaaaaagctggcacTACCATGTGCATACCCCAACTGGATAGTGCGGACCATTGGTGATACGTAGGGGTCTGTCTCTCTCTGGTGCTTTCCCCTTTAGCAATTAAACATTTAAGATACAGAGGAGGAACAGTAGCGACACTCACTGATAAATGGTGAAGCGATGCTTTATTTTAGGGTACAGCAAACAAACGTTCGTTCCCCTAATAGAACAACGACCGTTTTACGCTTCCGCGCTTCTTCCGGCTCTCACCATGTGCAGAAGCATGAAGCGGTTATTGCTTTATTAGTGGAACACACTTGCTGTTTGTTTGCTGAAATAAAGCATTGTTTTACTCCTTATTGTTGAGTGCTGCTACCGTTCCTTCTCTGTATCTtggaaatgtaaaaatacatATAAGTGCCTGTAATCTACTACTTGACATTTACACTGTATGTGTAGAAGTAAAGCTCCTGAGgtttgtgtctcctcctcagccCCTCGGTGGCAGGACTGGGAGTGCACTGTGTTATTCCTGGTCCTGACACTGAGAGGACAAGCCATGGAATATTCTGCTTGGCGCTGGAGACCTACAAACTATCAAGGTATATAAAATGCAAAAGATTTTACTGGATAGTATCAGGTAACTGTACATACCCATTACGGACAGGGATGTAGGTGATGTATACTGTAATATGCTATATCTTTCCTCAAGACCAGGTCCAAGGATATTGGGCCAGTAACCACGAGGGTCATGTGTTAGATGGAACTTTGTATCTTTATTTCTAGGATATTGCATATTtacttatgtcttttttttttttttttttctcctccttttCTATAGATAAAATGAGTGGTTGTAGAGTATTTATAGGGAGGCTTAGTCCTCATGCTCGTGAAAGAGACGTAGAGAAGTTTTTCAAAGGATATGGACGAATCAGAGAAATTAACTTAAAAAGTGGATTTGGCTTTGTGGTAAGTGTTATTGGTGACTGCACCTTTTACGTTATACACATTTGTGTTACCTTTACTTGTTTTTATCAAGTGTATTTCTAGAATAATTGCCCCCCATGATAGTCCTCGTACCCTGGAGAGATGGAGAAATAGACTTGTTACCAGAACAACAGCCTCGCCTTTACTGCCACTTAGTTTTTCTCTTTCCTATTGTTTTACTGGGTTTATATGTAGTGGTTTGGTCAGTGTCTGTAGCCAAAAGGCAGACACTGGTGCAGATCTTTGTTACAgttttttactgtcttttttttcctctgctgGTTTTAAAAACCTTGTTTACACATCCATAATGCTCTCCATGCTCTGCATTTTTAGTATGTCAGACATATCAAAAGATACTGACCACATCAGGACTTATTCCTGAGACTTGTTGCGATCCCAAGATACTTAAGGCAAGGGGGAGTGCATGTCCATCCCTAGCTGTCAGTCAAATCCATCTTGTTTGCTCCATGTACAGAAATGGAGTGAACAAGTCAGATTTGATTAACAGCCGAGGAAAGACATGTGCATTCCCGCGATATATAATTCACTTGAGAAAACAAAGATGTGGCTGCACACCTATATATTTATCACTGATTGCTCCGCTTCTCAGCAATATACACTACTAACATTAGGTGTTAGTCACATTTTGAccaaagtgcataagcccacatACCACCTCAAGGTTCCTGATACATGTGGGTACCTAACTAAAAAATGGCGCAGCCCCACATGACGGCCACCTCAGTGCTGCCGGACATAGCTGCTCTGAACTACACCACCCCCAGACACCGTGCCACCACAGCAATGGCTGCCACATGGGACCCCACCACACAGGATAGAAGCAGAGTGGATAAAAACCTTTACCCTGTGCTTTCAACCTTGAGGTGGTGTGTGGACTTATGCATTTAGATTAAAATGTGACTAACGCCTGATGTTAGTAGTGTATATTCCTGAGAAGCGGATAGATCAGTCTTAAGTATATGGATATGTTAGATCTGCTAGAGGTCTGCTAGATGCAGGAAGATGAGCTGCACAGCTCTCTAAAGTACAGTGTAAAGGAGCTAATAGCCACTTGCTTGCCATTTGCTAATTCATGATCGTGGTTTAGTTGCAATCCGGAGCACTCAATaatcttttttccccccattgcAATAGGAGTTTGAGGACCACAGAGATGCAGATGATGCAGTGTATGAACTGAATGGAAAAGAGTTGTGTAATGAAAGGTAAAACttcatgtaatttaaaaaattccCATTTATCCTTAAGGCAAAATCTGTAATAAAGCAGATCATCCTGCAAAATTTTTACTGGAGAAGCTGTGGGACTGGTAGGGCTTCTAGTACCGGTGTTCATATCTTCAGCCTTCTTGCACTCCTATTAAATGTGTAACACCATAGATTTGTATGATACTGTAAGTGGGGTTAAGTAGCACTACATGGGGTAGGGGTCTGCGTATTACACCTGGAATACAGATAAACATTGGTACAAACTCAGAATTGGGCCTGAGCCAGAATATGGGGGGTAGCTACTTGCTTAGTACTATGTATTTTTTCTCATTTCCCTTACAAAATGGCAGCTAATTTAACTTTGAATTGATACTGTTGCCCCCATTTATATAGGTGCCATTCTTCCCACCATCACTTATTCGCTGCTGCACGTTACATAACTACCTTTAGCAATGTGACCTTGTCTTTTAGGGCCAAACGTGTTTATTCATTGGTAGACACCACTCTACCTAAAGCAATGGAAAGTGATAATTTAGCAGTAATTATCTGGctaatgtatttttttccccccccacTTAGAGTAACAATTGAGCATGCCCGAAAtcggagaggaagagggggcatGATGGGTGGTGGAGGGCGCTACCCAATGCGCTTTGGCTACCGTCAGTCAAACAGTGGAGGACCCAGGTAATAATATTCTTAAACTGTGGACTGTTTTGGAAGATTTAGTTTATTCATGTAAGGAAATGACCTTGGTGAAGTATGATTCCTTGAACAAAAAAATAGCACCAAAAGGTTCAGCTTGCATGACCTAGAGGAGTGGAAAACCAGGTCCTATTTTGTAAATCCCAGGCCACCCTTTAGCTGTTTATAGAGCTTTTTGGAAAGCACCTGCAATCACATAGCTGACTTGGCCAGTGTGGTCTTTGCTGATTCCTTTTTCTATGTAGAAAACATAGAGCATTGGGATGTGTTTGAACTGTGTAAATTTTCATCTGCTTGTATGAATTGTGGTTTACTACCTGTACCTGTATCACATTGTGACGCTGGCCTAACATGCTGCTTTACAGCTTTTATAGTTTTCTTTCCGCAGTAAcacattttaaaacattttgtCCCTTTCTTGTCTCTGTCAGTAGGTATGGACCCCCAGTACGCACCGAGCATAGAATCATTGTGGAAAACCTGTCCTCACGTGTTAGCTGGCAGGTgggcatttttatatatatttttttaaagactaTTCTTCTATAATTTGACATATGATTAGGCTTTAAATTGTAAATGGTCAAAACAACACTAAGGGTGCTGTCGCTCCTGTACCTAAtcgttcacacacacacagttctgccTATAAGTTAAAAGCACTGCACATTCTATAGCACAGCAAAGATAAGGTGTATGGAAAGAGTACAGAGACCATTTTACGGTTTATGTATACATTGTGTGCTGTGGTGGAAGCTGGTGTCACGTAAGCTACACAGTAACAAATAATACTGTAGAGAATCTGTCAGTAAAAGGTCTTTATAGTAAGGCATCTATTAGATACCCTAATACCAGTAAGCTAGTAGATGACCTATAGCGCTCCTGGTCTTTTGTTTTACCATTTTCCATAGTTTCATTATGAATAAGCGAGCACAGTGATTATAAGATGTGCTCTCTCCTTCCAGTAGGTGTATGAGGGTGCTATTACTGTTGATCACATGGCTTAATAGTATTAGGGTATATTATCAATGCTGTATGTTTAGGCGGTGTCTCTGCCGGACAGATTCTTTGATAATGCTTTGTGGTGTGCAGCAATATTAAGGAGATGAATGGATACCACTATAGAGTACAGTGTACCATGAATGTGATGATCTCCATACATTGTTTGCTCTTGAGGTTCCATTCATTGCTGCCTCATCTGCATGGAAATATAACTGCTTCTTGCATTGTTCATGTGCTTATAAACATCTCATCACGATTTTTGTTTAATCTTGGGTTTATagccatttctttttctttttttttagcatagaACAGCCACTGGGGCACATCTCTGTAAATAACTAGAATTAGAGGATCTGATAGGAAACCGCTCATTTACCTGTTATAGTTTAGGATGTTGTAGATATTTTGTTAAAATCCTCAGATGGGTTGCTCTATGTGCTTTTCTGCTGCATTAAACATACCTTGGGTAGCGTCAAAAGGATGGCTGAATGACTCTCGTGTCCATGTATTGGCCGCTTTTACGGACATGTGGCTGTGTGTTAAGCTAGATGGCCAGGTCAGATCAGACATGGGCTGGTTAGTTATCAGACAGTCATTCAGATGGCACAGAACATTGTTGGAGATGGGTAAAATGTACATCCTGGATCCTCTGTTGTAGCATGCTTACTTCCTGGGCCGTATGGTTAACAGTTCATATTACGTGCAGTTGTTGGTTTCATTTGCAGGATTGTGCACAtttgtaaccccccctccccctcacaatTACTTATATTGTGTTCTGAACATACCCGGACACGTCGTAGATGTCTTAATGTGACAGCATCTGTCAGTCTACTGAGGTTTGGAAATGTTCAGTGAATAAGTTCTGGATTTTCTGTTTGATTTGATTAGTACTCCGGTCGCTTTGTCTATTTCCCATTGTATACAATGTGCCAATGTTTGACAAATGAAAAACACAACCCAGAAATTGTGGTCTGAGGATGGCACACTATTAGAACCATGAAAAATAGGACACATTTAagtgtggattttttttcttttttttttttttttttatttagttttttttcttttgtttactTAAGTTGCACATCtacgttattattattagtactaAACTGATATTGCTCCATCCTGTGTTgtagtaaatattttttttccacagaCATATATCTAACCACGTGCATTTTGAACCTCTTTTAACAGCCTTTCTTTGGGTTAAGCCTCGTTTCTCTTGTGTGGAGGAGAGCCCAAGAATTTTTGGTTTGCTAATGGCTGAAATTCTAGGGCTGGGCCTGTTCTGAAGTTTCCTTTTGGTTCCTATCACCCTCCCGCTTTGCCGATCTAGATCTTGGTTTGCCCAGATTTGAGCAAGAGTGGCTAGCTCAGGTCAGCCTCAGGTTCTCTAGCCACTTCCAGTGATTGCATCCAGTGGTTTCAGGTTTAACATCACTCACTTACTGAGACTCTGGTGCTCCCCTGCCGCCTTCCACCCTTCTCATGTAAGTGAGTTGCTCACAAGGTCATCTAGGTTATGGACAAGCGACTCTTTGCTTAAGGTACCTCCGACCAATGGTTATATGTTGTGGTAAGTAATTTGGGTTTGAAATAATATAACACCAAGTAATAAAATCAGAATAGTTAAGTGTATGTAGCAGTGAAGTTGTTACATATAGAGTAATACCATTTTGCATCCTATAACCAGATATGCTTGTCTTCCTATTGTAACAATAGTAGAGGACTGTTTAACATGCTACTTGTGTTCACACTTCACTTAATGTATCTGCATATTATGTAGATCAGCTTTCATACATGACACTAACACTGATTTATCATAAAGTTTTTAGCTAAACCGCAGGTCTTTTCAGTGCAGTACCAATATTTTATACTTTATGCACAagtaagtgaatgtaaagggGCATATTAGTTATAAGCTAACCAACAATGCTTGTTTCAGGATCTGAAGGACTTCATGAGAAAGGCTGGAGAGGTGACATACGTGGATGCACACAGGGGTAACAGAAATGAAGGGTATGCACTTGCCTGCTATGTGATTTTATTAAAGAAGTTTTGCTAATAGTTGGAGAATGTCGAACTTTCCAAAAGTAATATATAAATATGATATTAGGGAATTTTAAAGCGGACAGTGGTCGGCATGTCACACGCCAATGTGCCCGCAAAGTCCTCCCTCCCCACACTTCATCTTTTTCCCTACCAACTTTTAAAAATCCATGACTATTGTCAGTATGACAGCTCCTGTGTTATAAACTTATATGCCTGGCTGCTCAGATTGCATGTAGCATCCCCGGCTTACCTCTAACAAGCCACAGATGTATAGTGTGCATGTTTGTGGGGCCCAGCACTAGGATGCCATGAACACTAGGTATATAGGGGAGGATGTACATGCTTTCTCTTACTTGCGTCATTGAACAAGAAAGTGTCCTCATGTGACCTCCTGCATCAGAGATCTGGAGGGGAGCCATGTACGTAAATGCTCTCAAAGTTAGTTTAGTGTTTATAATAACCTCTTTCATACTGCGCCTTGTGCAGAGCTGTATCGGGGTGTGGTGGTGCTGTGTTTCAAATTTGTCGAATTAGGAGCATAGAGCAGATgatgatgtgtgttttttttttttttttttttttttagggtcgtGGAATTTGCATCCTACAGTGATATGAAGAGTGCTTTAGAGAAGTTGGATGGCATGGAACTTAGTGGTCGTAAAATAAAGCTGATTGAGGACCGCAAAAAACACAGGTAAATGAAATCGGTCTGTTGAAGATTTAAGTATTCTCTGCATTTATAGTAGAATCTATATCCAAttacagtgcctttacacagatttatctgacagattttttaagccaaagccaagaatggatttgaaagaggagaaatctcagtcttt encodes:
- the LOC138770920 gene encoding serine/arginine-rich splicing factor 5-like isoform X1; this translates as MTTGRSPRRHLVASHIRRFSVAISLSGSSGGVDKMSGCRVFIGRLSPHARERDVEKFFKGYGRIREINLKSGFGFVEFEDHRDADDAVYELNGKELCNERVTIEHARNRRGRGGMMGGGGRYPMRFGYRQSNSGGPSRYGPPVRTEHRIIVENLSSRVSWQDLKDFMRKAGEVTYVDAHRGNRNEGVVEFASYSDMKSALEKLDGMELSGRKIKLIEDRKKHRSRSRSRSYSRSRSKSKSRGSSRSASRSRSPSRTPEKKYSQKSTSGEPSQSSPKRQSRSSSAESRG
- the LOC138770920 gene encoding serine/arginine-rich splicing factor 5-like isoform X2; its protein translation is MTTGRSPRRHLVASHIRRFSVAISLSGSSGGVDKMSGCRVFIGRLSPHARERDVEKFFKGYGRIREINLKSGFGFVEFEDHRDADDAVYELNGKELCNERVTIEHARNRRGRGGMMGGGGRYPMRFGYRQSNSGGPSRYGPPVRTEHRIIVENLSSRVSWQDLKDFMRKAGEVTYVDAHRGNRNEGVVEFASYSDMKSALEKLDGMELSGRKIKLIEDRKKHSRSRSRSYSRSRSKSKSRGSSRSASRSRSPSRTPEKKYSQKSTSGEPSQSSPKRQSRSSSAESRG
- the LOC138770920 gene encoding serine/arginine-rich splicing factor 5-like isoform X3 — its product is MTTGRSPRRHLVASHIRRFSVAISLSGSSGGVDKMSGCRVFIGRLSPHARERDVEKFFKGYGRIREINLKSGFGFVEFEDHRDADDAVYELNGKELCNERVTIEHARNRRGRGGMMGGGGRYPMRFGYRQSNSGGPRYGPPVRTEHRIIVENLSSRVSWQDLKDFMRKAGEVTYVDAHRGNRNEGVVEFASYSDMKSALEKLDGMELSGRKIKLIEDRKKHRSRSRSRSYSRSRSKSKSRGSSRSASRSRSPSRTPEKKYSQKSTSGEPSQSSPKRQSRSSSAESRG
- the LOC138770920 gene encoding serine/arginine-rich splicing factor 5-like isoform X4 gives rise to the protein MTTGRSPRRHLVASHIRRFSVAISLSGSSGGVDKMSGCRVFIGRLSPHARERDVEKFFKGYGRIREINLKSGFGFVEFEDHRDADDAVYELNGKELCNERVTIEHARNRRGRGGMMGGGGRYPMRFGYRQSNSGGPRYGPPVRTEHRIIVENLSSRVSWQDLKDFMRKAGEVTYVDAHRGNRNEGVVEFASYSDMKSALEKLDGMELSGRKIKLIEDRKKHSRSRSRSYSRSRSKSKSRGSSRSASRSRSPSRTPEKKYSQKSTSGEPSQSSPKRQSRSSSAESRG